One genomic region from Candidatus Thermoplasmatota archaeon encodes:
- a CDS encoding lipoate protein ligase C-terminal domain-containing protein, with translation MEGKSVYKIPNGKLLKIFLDYNNENGSINAISITGDFFAYPEEAMDILEDELKGVSLDRKCLLEKINSVIQKYGIQFIGLDAEGLTHGILMCKT, from the coding sequence ATGGAAGGTAAATCTGTGTATAAGATTCCAAATGGTAAGCTTCTGAAAATCTTTTTAGATTATAATAACGAAAATGGTTCTATTAATGCGATAAGTATAACAGGTGATTTCTTTGCTTATCCTGAGGAGGCTATGGATATTTTGGAGGATGAGCTCAAGGGTGTTTCGCTTGATAGAAAGTGTTTGTTGGAAAAAATAAACTCTGTAATACAGAAATATGGTATCCAGTTTATTGGTTTGGATGCTGAGGGTTTAACCCATGGTATATTGATGTGTAAAACATGA